A genomic segment from Phragmites australis chromosome 6, lpPhrAust1.1, whole genome shotgun sequence encodes:
- the LOC133922725 gene encoding pentatricopeptide repeat-containing protein At2g17140-like — MSPSPSAAHLLALLHRNAASPAVALRLFLHLSSPSSPPPPGSTSFLARLLAARPDTHALFPRLLRHILSFPDPSPHLLALLSASSPGLPLRLSLPAFRSLRALATAPPPPTPVYNRLILAALCESCLDLVEVLYKDLLLAGAEPDAFTRNLLLQALCDAGRMELARRVFDAMPARNEFSFGILVRGYCRAGRSFDALEVLDRMPSVNLVVCNTVVAGFCREGLVEEAETLVERMRTQGLAPNVVTFNARISALCKAGRVLDAYRIFKDMQEEWERGLPRPDQVTFDVMLSGFCEAGLVDEARVLVDIMRCGGFLRRVESYNRWLSGLVRNGRVGEAQELLREMAHEGIQPNSYTYNIIVAGLCKEGKVFDVRRVEDFVSSGVMTPDVVTYTSLLHAYCSKGNTAAANRILDEMAQKRCVPNSFTYNVLLQSLWRAGRTTEAEQLLERMSEKGYSLDTASCNIIVDGLCRNSKLDVAMGIVDGMWKEGSAALGRLGNSFLSVVSDSSSSQRCLPDRITYSILINALCKEGRFDEAKKKLLEMIVKDISPDSVVYDTFIHGYCKHGKTSLAIKVLRDMEKKGCNPSTRTYNLLIRGFEEKQKSDEILKLMNEMKEKGISPNVLTYNSLIKSFCERGMVNKAMPLLDEMLQNEIVPNITSFDLLIKAFCKITDFPSAQMVCDAALRTCGQKEVLYCLMCTELSTYGRWTEAKNILETALEMKMSVQSFPYKQIIAGLCEVGEVDHAHTLLKLLIAKGHSFDPAAFMPVIDALSDRGKKQDADMLSEKMMEMADCDDGLATGSGKITPGNRKHKRDKDDESDWRALLHRDDSARTIMKITKRVRTGWGQRGNVYEHKQQQNDDFYVLENTG, encoded by the exons AtgtccccctccccctccgccgcccACCTGCTCGCGCTCCTCCACCGcaacgccgcctccccggccgTCGCGCTCCGCCTCTTCCTCCATCTCTCGTCcccctcctccccgccgccgccgggctcCACCTCCTTCCTCGCCCGCCTCCTCGCCGCGCGCCCCGACACCCACGCGCTCTTCCCGCGCCTCCTCCGCCACATCCTCTCCTTTCCCGACCCCTCCCCACACCTGCTCGCGCTGCTCTCCGCCTCGTCCCCCGGCCTCCCGCTCCGCCTCTCCCTTCCTGCCTTCCGCTCCCTCCGCGCGCTCGcgaccgcgccgccgccgcccaccccCGTCTACAACCGCCTCATCCTCGCCGCGCTCTGCGAGTCCTGCCTCGATCTCGTCGAGGTGCTCTACAAGGACCtgctcctcgccggcgccgaGCCGGACGCCTTCACTCGCAACCTCCTGCTCCAGGCGCTCTGTGACGCCGGCCGCATGGAGCTCGCCCGGAGGGTGTTCGACGCAATGCcggcaaggaacgagttcagcTTTGGGATCCTGGTGCGCGGGTACTGCCGTGCGGGGAGGAGTTTCGATGCCCTTGAGGTGCTCGACAGAATGCCGAGCGTGAACCTGGTGGTGTGCAATACGGTGGTCGCGGGGTTCTGCCGGGAGGGCCTAGTGGAGGAAGCCGAGACGCTGGTGGAGCGGATGCGCACCCAGGGGCTTGCGCCGAATGTGGTCACATTCAACGCGAGAATCTCTGCGCTCTGCAAGGCTGGGCGGGTTCTGGATGCATACAGGATATTCAAGGACATGCAGGAGGAGTGGGAGCGCGGGCTGCCGAGGCCTGACCAGGTGACGTTTGATGTGATGCTGAGTGGCTTCTGCGAAGCTGGGTTGGTTGACGAGGCGAGGGTGCTGGTGGATATTATGAGATGTGGTGGGTTCCTGAGGAGGGTTGAGAGTTACAACCGCTGGTTGTCGGGATTGGTGAGGAATGGGAGGGTCGGGGAGGCGCAGGAGCTGCTGAGGGAGATGGCGCATGAGGGAATCCAACCTAATAGCTACACATACAATATAATTGTTGCTGGGTTGTGCAAGGAGGGCAAGGTGTTTGATGTGAGGAGAGTGGAGGATTTCGTGAGTAGTGGTGTGATGACACCCGATGTTGTGACTTACACTAGTTTGCTCCATGCTTATTGCTCAAAGGGCAATACTGCTGCGGCTAACAGGATTCTTGATGAGATGGCACAGAAGAGGTGTGTGCCGAATTCGTTTACGTATAATGTTCTGCTGCAGAGTCTATGGAGAGCTGGTAGGACCACAGAGGCTGAGCAGTTGTTAGAGAGGATGAGTGAGAAAGGATATAGTTTGGATACAGCAAGCTGCAATATCATTGTCGATGGACTATGCAGGAATAGTAAATTAGATGTGGCTATGGGCATTGTTGATGGGATGTGGAAAGAAGGAAGCGCGGCTCTTGGCCGACTGGGGAATTCGTTCCTTAGTGTAGTTAGTGATTCTTCCAGCAGCCAAAGATGTCTTCCTGATCGAATCACTTACTCTATTCTGATAAATGCATTGTGTAAAGAAGGCAGGTTCGATGAAGCAAAGAAGAAATTACTTGAGATGATAGTGAAAGATATTTCTCCTGATTCAGTTGTTTATGATACCTTCATTCACGGGTATTGTAAGCACGGAAAGACCTCTTTGGCTATTAAGGTTCTGAGGGACATGGAAAAGAAAGGTTGCAACCCAAGCACAAGAACATACAACTTATTGATTcgaggatttgaagaaaaacAGAAATCAGATGAAATCCTGAAACTGATGAATGAAATGAAGGAGAAGGGGATTTCTCCTAATGTACTGACCTACAATAGCTTGATAAAGTCCTTTTGTGAACGAGGAATGGTGAACAAAGCCATGCCTCTTTTGGATGAAATGCTACAGAACGAAATAGTTCCGAACATAACTTCTTTTGACTTGTTGATTAAGGCTTTTTGCAAGATTACTGATTTCCCTTCAGCTCAGATGGTTTGTGATGCTGCTTTGAGAACATGTGGGCAGAAGGAAGTGCTCTATTGTTTAATGTGCACTGAACTCTCAACTTAtggtagatggacagaagccaAGAACATTCTAGAAACAGCACTTGAAATGAAGATGTCTGTCCAGAGTTTCCCATATAAGCAGATCATTGCGGGGCTCTGTGAAGTTGGGGAGGTGGATCATGCACATACCCTACTCAAGTTGTTAATAGCTAAAGGGCATTCGTTTGATCCAGCAGCATTCATGCCAGTGATAGATGCATTAAGTGATAGGGGAAAGAAGCAGGATGCTGATATGCTGTCAGAGAAAATGATGGAAATGGCAGACTGTGATGATGGTCTTGCAACTGGTTCTGGTAAGATTACCCCTGGAAACCGGAAGCATAAGCGTGACAAGGATGATGAAAGTGATTGGCGTGCTCTTTTGCATAG AGATGACAGTGCCCGCACGATTATGAAAATTACCAAGAGAGTGCGGACAGGATGGGGTCAAAGAGGCAATGTATATGAGCATAAACAGCAGCAGAATGATGACTTTTACGTATTAGAGAACACTGGCTGA